A single genomic interval of Labrus bergylta chromosome 18, fLabBer1.1, whole genome shotgun sequence harbors:
- the LOC109992123 gene encoding alcohol dehydrogenase 1 — protein sequence MEGLLTQYRAKHYLNIWSKFSFLTLQTCSFTFFSSPLTHSALICAGKMATASKVIKCKAAVAWEPNKPLVIEEIEVAPPQANEIRIKMVATGVCHTDLYHLFEGMHEGGFPVVLGHEGAGIVESVGPGVTEYQTGDTVIPLFLSQCKECRFCKNPKSNHCEKGWIADRQGEMSPAESRFTCKGKKLLQFVGTSTFSEYTVVNQMAVAKIDPAAPLDKVCLLGCGICTGFGAAVNVAQVEPGSTCAVFGLGAVGLAAVMGCHFAGAKKIIAVDINPEKFEMAKVFGATDFVNPKDRSKPISEVIAEMTNGGVDFSLECVGSVGVMRSALESCVKGWGVSVIVGWTDLCDFAARPIQLIAGRTWKGALFGGFKSRDGVPQMVQSYMDKKVKLDEFITHNMPLAQVNDAIELMKNGKCIRTVLSISPQ from the exons CACTATTTAAACATCTGGTCCAAGTtctccttcctcactctgcAGACCTGCAGCTTTACCTTCTTCAGCTCACCCCTCACTCACTCAGCCCTCATCTGTGCAGGAAAAATGGCAACAGCTAGTAAG GTCATCAAATGCAAGGCAGCAGTGGCCTGGGAACCCAACAAGCCTTTGGTGATTGAGGAGATTGAGGTTGCCCCGCCCCAAGCCAACGAGATCCGCATCAAG ATGGTGGCAACAGGAGTGTGCCACACAGACCTGTATCATCTTTTTGAGGGTATGCATGAGGGTGGCTTTCCTGTAGTCCTTGGCCACGAGGGAGCCGGCATCGTAGAGAGTGTTGGTCCTGGAGTCACCGAATACCAAACAG GAGACACTGTTATTCCTTTGTTCCTCTCCCAATGTAAAGAATGCCGCTTCTGTAAGAACCCAAAGTCAAACCACTGTGAGAAAGGATG GATTGCTGACCGTCAGGGTGAGATGTCACCAGCAGAGTCCAGGTTTACCTGTAAGGgcaagaagctgctgcagtttgTTGGAACCAGTACCTTCTCCGAGTACACAGTGGTGAACCAGATGGCTGTGGCCAAGATTGATCCAGCTGCCCCTCTGGACAAAGTCTGCCTCCTCGGGTGTGGGATCTGCACAGGTTTTGGTGCAGCAGTTAATGTTGCTCAG gTTGAACCAGGCTCCACATGTGCTGTGTTTGGCCTTGGAGCTGTGGGTTTGGCTGCAGTCATGGGATGCCACTTTGCAGGAGCCAAGAAAATTATTGCTGTTGACATCAATCCAGAAAAGTTTGAGATGGCCAAAGTGTTCGGTGCTACCGACTTTGTGAACCCAAAGGATCGCAGCAAACCCATCAGCGAAGTGATAGCTGAGATGACCAATGGAGGAGTGGACTTCTCCCTGGAATGTGTTGGGAGTGTAGGAGTCATG CGCAGTGCCTTGGAGTCTTGTGTGAAAGGTTGGGGTGTCAGTGTTATAGTGGGCTGGACGGACCTGTGCGACTTCGCTGCACGACCCATTCAGCTGATAGCTGGCCGCACATGGAAGGGCGCCTTGTTTGGAG GATTTAAAAGCAGGGATGGTGTGCCTCAGATGGTTCAATCCTACATGGACAAGAAGGTGAAGCTGGATGAATTCATCACTCACAACATGCCTTTGGCTCAAGTCAACGATGCAATCGAACTGATGAAGAATGGCAAATG CATTCGGACAGTCCTGAGTATTTCTCCACAATAA